One part of the Pelecanus crispus isolate bPelCri1 chromosome 20, bPelCri1.pri, whole genome shotgun sequence genome encodes these proteins:
- the LOC104030778 gene encoding ubiquitin domain-containing protein TINCR, which yields MDTLRRSLSRWKRYHIKVHLADEDLMMPLTVKPRDTVMDLRAHLVREGVTSWKKTFYYNSRQLEEHETLKEANIQNGSVLLLVSNKR from the coding sequence ATGGACACGCTGCGAAGGAGCCTTTCTCGCTGGAAGAGGTACCACATTAAGGTGCACCTGGCTGACGAGGACCTGATGATGCCCCTGACGGTCAAGCCCAGAGACACAGTGATGGACCTACGGGCTCACTTAGTACGGGAGGGCGTCACTTCCTGGAAGAAGACATTTTATTACAACTCCAGGCAGCTCGAGGAGCACGAGACTCTCAAAGAAGCCAATATCCAGAAtggctctgtcctgcttcttgtcagCAATAAAAGGTAG